A stretch of the Leptidea sinapis chromosome 17, ilLepSina1.1, whole genome shotgun sequence genome encodes the following:
- the LOC126968985 gene encoding uncharacterized protein LOC126968985, whose translation MDMMQVQKMEHDVESQDEKTQQRIKKFGITARKLSLKERRRRRNQRLRRQITPKSALMVLNEMKQGEQITNLFKVTPVQMNHFGKLIQQNYEAECTIDGVTYKGYGDTKSAARNNAAEQAVRDLVIKCMERAKEPAPNETAATDESMEQDEDTGLPMAQLASYALFKLFSEWEQGGYKVPLMRTPGSAGSESDGTVSVAPGAGPKERQLPPKALEMHPCMLLTYMRPHQVYRELQVEGRGPPNLTFTVGVDVDGHTFTGKAGNKKEARRRAAIAACKVLFDIHFEE comes from the exons ATGGATATGATGcag GTACAGAAAATGGAACATGATGTAGAGAGCCAGGATGAAAAAACACAACAAAGAATAAAAAAGTTTGGTATCACAG CACGAAAGCTGTCCTTGAAGGAGCGCCGTCGACGCCGCAACCAGCGGTTGAGGCGCCAGATCACTCCAAAGAGTGCGCTGATGGTCCTCAACGAAATGAAGCAAGGCGAGCAGATCACCAAC TTGTTCAAGGTGACTCCCGTACAGATGAATCACTTCGGCAAGCTGATCCAGCAGAACTATGAGGCTGAATGTACTATCGATGGTGTCACTTACAAAGGTTACG GTGACACCAAGTCGGCTGCGAGGAACAACGCGGCCGAACAGGCGGTGCGAGACCTGGTCATCAAGTGCATGGAGCGGGCAAAGGAACCAGCCCCGAACGAAACCGCCG cgACGGACGAGTCGATGGAACAAGACGAGGACACGGGTCTCCCCATGGCGCAGCTGGCGTCGTACGCGCTCTTCAAGCTGTTCAGCGAGTGGGAGCAGGGCGGCTACAAGGTGCCGCTCATGAGGACCCCG GGAAGCGCAGGCTCGGAGTCTGACGGGACCGTGTCGGTGGCGCCGGGCGCCGGGCCCAAGGAGCGCCAGCTGCCTCCGAAGGCGCTGGAGATGCACCCGTGCATGCTGCTGACGTACATGCGGCCGCACCAGGTGTACCGGGAGCTGCAGGTGGAGGGCCGAGGGCCGCCCAACCTCACCTTCACCGTGGGCGTCGACGTGGACGGACACACCTTCACTGGGAAGG CCGGCAACAAGAAGGAAGCACGGCGGCGTGCGGCCATCGCCGCCTGCAAGGTGCTGTTTGACATCCACTTTGAGGAGTGA